One window of the Deltaproteobacteria bacterium genome contains the following:
- the hrpB gene encoding ATP-dependent helicase HrpB, protein MSAALPPLPINAILPDVCHALDKDGACVVHAPPGSGKTTRLPLALMDEPWLCGQKILMLEPRRLATRSAARHMAGLLGESVGKRIGYLTRLDARTSPRTRVQVITEGILTRMLQHDPELSGCGCVIFDEFHERSLQADLGLALSLDVRAALRPDLRLVIMSATLDVKVMASLLGGCRTLSCPGQPHPVETRYLRMAETFVEDRMAKAIRHALATEHGDILAFLPGAREIQRTLELLDNPGPGILFHPLLGALTAREQDQAICPAAPGTRKVVLATAIAETSLTIEGVRVVIDSGLARLPRFDPRGGMSRLITEPASLATIEQRRGRAGRTAPGVCIRVWDQTDEISRKPFPTPEILEADLAPLALDLALWGTPDPAQLSWPTPPPTGNYQTAMSLLNRLCLVDAANRITPHGRAVAELPLHPRLGHMILTAQAHGLGPTAIRLAAILAEPGQVMRGGSDLREIVNPRTSLPEAVRAGEEQLFRATTTPPGTIRSEVAGLLTALAYPDRIARRQEDGSYRLTNGRKAVWPGPISLASQEFLAIADLDGEAASARIWQAAPLEREDLERFFGDIMIWENEIRFDPLKDRVVTLRKRMLGSL, encoded by the coding sequence ATGTCTGCCGCTCTCCCACCACTTCCCATTAACGCCATTCTCCCGGATGTATGCCACGCCCTGGACAAAGACGGCGCGTGCGTCGTCCATGCACCGCCCGGCAGCGGCAAAACCACGCGCCTGCCCCTGGCCTTGATGGACGAGCCCTGGCTCTGCGGCCAAAAAATCCTCATGTTGGAGCCGCGTCGTCTGGCGACCCGTTCCGCGGCCCGGCATATGGCGGGATTACTGGGAGAATCTGTCGGCAAGCGGATCGGCTACCTTACCCGGTTGGATGCGCGAACTTCCCCGCGGACACGCGTCCAAGTCATCACCGAAGGCATCCTGACCCGCATGCTCCAACACGATCCGGAACTGTCTGGGTGCGGCTGCGTCATTTTTGATGAATTTCACGAACGCAGTCTCCAGGCCGACCTGGGACTTGCACTAAGCCTGGATGTCCGCGCGGCTCTGCGCCCGGATTTACGGTTGGTCATCATGTCCGCCACTCTGGACGTGAAGGTCATGGCCAGCTTGCTTGGCGGATGTCGCACCCTGTCATGTCCGGGGCAACCCCACCCGGTGGAAACCCGATACCTGCGCATGGCCGAAACCTTTGTGGAAGACCGCATGGCCAAGGCCATCCGACATGCACTGGCCACGGAGCACGGCGACATCCTGGCTTTTCTGCCCGGAGCGCGAGAAATCCAACGCACTCTGGAACTGCTCGACAATCCCGGCCCAGGCATTCTTTTCCATCCACTGCTCGGGGCCCTGACCGCCAGGGAACAGGACCAGGCCATCTGCCCGGCCGCGCCCGGAACGCGCAAGGTGGTTCTGGCCACGGCCATCGCTGAAACATCGCTAACTATTGAAGGGGTGCGCGTGGTCATCGACAGTGGGTTGGCCCGCCTGCCACGCTTTGATCCACGCGGGGGCATGTCCCGGCTGATCACGGAACCGGCCTCCTTGGCCACCATCGAGCAGCGCCGGGGCAGGGCAGGGCGCACGGCACCCGGCGTGTGCATCCGTGTCTGGGACCAGACCGACGAGATCAGTCGCAAACCCTTCCCCACGCCGGAAATTCTGGAGGCCGACCTGGCCCCGCTGGCCCTGGACCTTGCGCTGTGGGGGACACCCGACCCGGCCCAGCTGTCCTGGCCGACCCCGCCGCCAACCGGCAACTATCAAACCGCCATGTCTCTGCTAAACCGTCTGTGTCTGGTGGACGCCGCGAACCGGATCACTCCCCATGGTCGGGCTGTGGCAGAGCTCCCCCTGCATCCGCGCCTGGGGCATATGATCCTCACGGCCCAGGCCCACGGCCTCGGCCCCACGGCGATCCGGTTGGCCGCGATTTTGGCCGAGCCTGGACAAGTCATGCGTGGGGGCTCGGACCTACGCGAAATCGTGAACCCGCGCACCAGTCTGCCCGAAGCGGTACGTGCCGGCGAGGAGCAACTCTTCCGCGCGACAACCACTCCTCCCGGCACCATCAGGTCCGAGGTGGCGGGGCTCTTGACAGCTCTGGCCTATCCGGACCGCATCGCCCGCCGCCAGGAGGACGGCTCCTATCGCCTGACCAACGGACGCAAGGCCGTCTGGCCCGGACCAATCTCCCTGGCCAGCCAGGAATTTTTAGCCA